In a genomic window of Lycium ferocissimum isolate CSIRO_LF1 chromosome 9, AGI_CSIRO_Lferr_CH_V1, whole genome shotgun sequence:
- the LOC132030698 gene encoding uncharacterized protein LOC132030698 encodes MAETIVTSEAASSSSQLNWSSHIICRVCQKQFSQYTCPRCNTRYCSLPCYKSHSLRCTESFMRENVMEELQHLQPDGGSKQKMLDILKRFHSEDEADIMDEDDSFLSEETIQKIQSGNQISFEDLSTEEKKHFHRAVASGELSKLIRPWEPWWLKPSAKYISLGRDGTQLVQPLVRDDTAVDDPLHDIPLGPDSPLPSVSKLSAAGPSPLLAVHLVDIVYSYCFTLRLYNGDWESDPIGSATVLLSVSSVLGQGGQPETVLEALSHCMEQTCSPAFRHMGGLQFALGLINDTITLLNLEGPALVCLLCDLRRLILQAEKDLKSEKPRKSRSSEIKTKLKSAERKVYFIMCWAHEQPREAWSSLAAIVEAEQRRLVESVGSKTSIPKMEKVQTEGKPLIKEVE; translated from the exons ATGGCGGAGACAATTGTAACATCCGAGGCAGCTTCAAGTTCGTCCCAGTTGAACTGGTCATCCCATATAATATGTCGGGT TTGTCAAAAGCAATTTTCGCAGTATACCTGCCCTCGATGTAATACCCGTTATTGCTCTCTTCCTTGTTACAAG TCTCATAGTCTTCGTTGCACTGAATCCTTTATGAGAGAGAATGTCATGGAGGAACTACAGCACTTACAACCAGATGGAGGAAGTAAGCAAAAAATGCTGGACATACTCAAACGATTCCACTCGGAAGATGAAGCAGACATCATGGATGAAGATG ATTCCTTTTTGTCTGAGGAAACTATTCAAAAAATTCAATCTG GAAACCAGATAAGTTTTGAAGATTTATCTACTGAAGAAAAGAAACATTTTCACAGGGCTGTTGCCTCAGGAGAGCTGAGCAAATTGATTAGGCCGTGGGAGCCATGGTGGTTGAAGCCTTCTGCCAAGTACATATCTCTTGGTCGGGATGGAACTCAACTAGTCCAGCCACTTGTGAGGGACGATACAGCTGTTGACGACCCTTTGCACGACATTCCACTGGGCCCCGACTCTCCGTTACCCTCAGTTAGTAAGCTCAGTGCGGCCGGGCCATCCCCTTTATTGGCTGTTCACCTTGTTGACATCGTGTACAGTTATTGCTTTACTCTTCGCCTTTACAATGGTGATTGGGAATCAGATCCCATAGGATCAGCCACGGTGTTGTTGAGCGTCTCTTCTGTTCTTGGTCAAGGTGGGCAGCCGGAGACAGTGCTGGAAGCTCTATCGCATTGCATGGAGCAAACATGTTCACCGGCCTTCAGACACATGGGTGGCCTACAATTCGCATTGGGACTAATCAATGACACAATTACCCTTCTTAATCTTGAAGGACCAGCTTTAGTTTGTTTGCTTTGTGATCTAAGGAGGCTAATTCTACAAGCAGAGAAGGATTTGAAGTCAGAGAAGCCGCGTAAATCCAGAAGTTCTGAAATCAAAACGAAGCTCAAGTCTGCTGAAAGGAAGGTTTATTTTATAATGTGTTGGGCTCACGAGCAGCCACGAGAAGCATGGTCTTCCTTAGCAGCAATTGTCGAGGCAGAGCAGAGGCGATTAGTTGAATCTGTAGGGAGTAAGACGAGTATTCCGAAAATGGAGAAAGTACAAACTGAGGGTAAGCCTCTGATTAAGGAGGTTGAATAA